One stretch of Variovorax sp. TBS-050B DNA includes these proteins:
- a CDS encoding ATP-binding cassette domain-containing protein produces MIKFLLPTQLVADLPEEPGGSPYAGALHKAFRDAYPLVKSAAWRSLPISLFGLLPSIFLLQVYDRVLSRSGVSTLAALVSGILFFLCIEFWLRTRRSRMLRNAGAIIDHGVSGALLHSMLSRPLRMLESRPASVWHQYFRDVASVRGTVTGGLAQSIFDLPMAVFALAVIGIVALPVLPVVALFLAIMAFLAWWWADEVRTGRVEEVQRGRGLDRMTAEICNARETLKTQANDGPTVEMWRQTYNDWLGESFSKNGQIETARDGTTVLLTVFSVIVVTVGAVAVMEQWMTVGGLVASNMLALKALQPVAGLVSSWRSLAAAKEAAKRLEKVLAEPVEKPPTGMTLPQPLGRVTLKDVSFGFDAEAHKPVLENVDLDIGPGGLHVIVGRNGAGKSTLVKLLSGLYTPTRGVISIGEYDLSQFGREELSRWISYLSQEVYWFGGPLIDTMRRTAPGQSDEQVVAACKLSGAHDFISRLPDGYRTVVGEGGVGFSVGERRKLALAMSFLRKPSVLVLDEPSNDLDFQSERALLATLLAVAKVRTVVVVTHSLRIVSAATTVYHVTGQGNVEQGTAAVMVPKLFGVKKALVALTDSEDGADGAHGPGTAANRSMA; encoded by the coding sequence ATGATCAAGTTTCTCCTGCCCACCCAGTTGGTGGCCGACCTGCCCGAGGAGCCGGGCGGCAGTCCCTACGCAGGCGCGCTGCACAAGGCATTCCGCGATGCCTACCCGCTGGTGAAGAGCGCGGCATGGCGGTCGCTGCCGATCAGCCTCTTCGGTCTGCTGCCTTCGATCTTCCTGCTGCAGGTGTACGACCGCGTGCTGTCGCGCAGCGGCGTCTCGACGCTGGCGGCGCTGGTGAGCGGCATCCTGTTCTTCCTGTGCATCGAGTTCTGGCTGCGCACGCGGCGTTCGCGCATGCTGCGCAACGCGGGCGCGATCATCGACCACGGCGTGTCCGGCGCGCTGCTGCACTCGATGCTGAGCCGGCCGCTGCGCATGCTCGAATCGCGGCCCGCCTCGGTGTGGCACCAGTACTTCCGCGACGTGGCCTCGGTGCGCGGCACCGTCACGGGCGGCCTCGCGCAATCGATCTTCGACCTGCCGATGGCGGTCTTCGCGCTCGCGGTGATCGGCATCGTGGCGTTGCCGGTGCTGCCGGTGGTGGCGCTGTTCCTCGCGATCATGGCCTTCCTGGCCTGGTGGTGGGCCGACGAGGTGCGCACCGGCCGCGTCGAGGAAGTGCAGCGCGGCCGCGGCCTCGACCGCATGACGGCGGAGATCTGCAATGCGCGCGAAACGCTCAAGACACAGGCCAACGACGGCCCCACGGTCGAGATGTGGCGCCAGACCTACAACGACTGGCTCGGCGAGAGCTTCAGCAAGAACGGCCAGATCGAGACCGCGCGCGACGGCACCACGGTGCTGCTGACGGTGTTCTCGGTCATCGTCGTCACGGTGGGCGCAGTGGCCGTGATGGAGCAGTGGATGACCGTCGGCGGCCTGGTGGCCTCGAACATGCTCGCGCTCAAGGCGCTGCAGCCGGTGGCGGGGCTGGTGTCGAGCTGGCGCTCGCTGGCCGCCGCCAAGGAAGCGGCGAAGCGCCTCGAGAAGGTGCTGGCCGAGCCGGTCGAGAAGCCGCCCACCGGCATGACGCTGCCGCAGCCGCTCGGCCGCGTGACGCTCAAGGACGTGAGCTTCGGCTTCGACGCCGAGGCGCACAAGCCGGTGCTGGAGAACGTCGACCTCGACATCGGCCCGGGCGGTCTGCATGTGATCGTCGGGCGCAACGGCGCCGGCAAGTCGACGCTGGTCAAGCTGCTGTCGGGCCTGTACACGCCCACGCGCGGCGTCATCAGCATCGGCGAGTACGACCTCTCGCAGTTCGGCCGCGAGGAGCTGTCGCGCTGGATCAGCTACCTCTCGCAGGAGGTCTACTGGTTCGGCGGCCCGCTGATCGACACCATGCGCCGCACCGCGCCCGGCCAGAGCGACGAGCAGGTGGTGGCGGCCTGCAAGCTCTCGGGCGCGCACGACTTCATCTCGCGGCTGCCCGACGGCTACCGCACCGTGGTGGGTGAGGGCGGCGTGGGCTTCTCGGTGGGCGAGCGGCGCAAGCTGGCGCTGGCCATGAGCTTCCTGCGCAAGCCGTCGGTGCTGGTGCTCGACGAGCCGAGCAACGACCTCGACTTCCAGAGCGAGCGCGCGCTGCTCGCCACGCTGCTCGCGGTGGCGAAGGTGCGCACCGTGGTGGTGGTGACGCATTCGCTGCGCATCGTGTCGGCCGCGACCACCGTCTACCACGTGACCGGGCAGGGCAACGTGGAGCAGGGCACGGCCGCCGTCATGGTGCCGAAGCTCTTCGGCGTGAAGAAGGCCCTCGTGGCCTTGACCGATTCCGAGGACGGCGCCGACGGCGCGCATGGGCCGGGCACGGCCGCGAACCGTTCGATGGCGTGA
- a CDS encoding pilus assembly protein, with amino-acid sequence MKKIPHRRTARAQRGVYAVEFSIVFLLVFTMLYAIVCYAIVFTLRSGLQNAAEDGARAALRYQATWDARRAEAIRVAEAQIPLNLPVAPVVTAQRCQLTDAGTSNCVTPNCGGAWAQRCQVVVTVTAGSMASLLPPLPSFAVPDTIAGQASMLLDGGML; translated from the coding sequence ATGAAGAAGATCCCGCATCGCCGAACCGCCCGCGCCCAGCGCGGCGTGTACGCGGTCGAGTTCTCCATCGTGTTCCTGCTCGTGTTCACGATGCTCTACGCGATCGTCTGCTACGCCATCGTGTTCACGCTGCGCAGCGGCCTGCAGAACGCCGCCGAGGACGGTGCGCGCGCGGCCCTGCGCTACCAGGCCACCTGGGACGCGCGGCGCGCCGAGGCGATCCGCGTGGCCGAGGCGCAGATCCCGCTCAACCTGCCGGTGGCGCCCGTGGTCACGGCGCAGCGCTGCCAGCTGACGGATGCCGGCACGAGCAACTGCGTCACGCCGAACTGCGGCGGCGCCTGGGCGCAGCGCTGCCAGGTGGTGGTGACCGTGACCGCGGGCAGCATGGCGAGCCTGCTGCCGCCGCTGCCGAGCTTCGCGGTGCCCGACACCATCGCCGGGCAGGCGAGCATGCTGCTCGACGGAGGCATGCTGTGA
- a CDS encoding HlyD family type I secretion periplasmic adaptor subunit produces the protein MKSDLPQILQDEEHKRAAQTSPAGRRRQWIIGGVVALLAVVGLGFPMETVVVAPGRVIPSDRVKSIQHLEGGIVSNVLVKEGDRVRQGQSLVEIDLGGSGLNFEELTARHAATQATRVRLMAESRGQPLKRESFAADIDASVLDGEVGAYQARALEQRGVMAGAVSGLEQARSRQLEQQAKVKGLNDRLALMQKELEISEQLLSEKLVGQVEVLEKRRLVEGVRSELAVARQGAISASAAITEAEAKMAEAEGRFRRRASDELATVERQFASLNEDLARARTQRSRTVVKAPADGIVKGLRSASPGWVIKPGEPIMEVVPDKDEVMIEARLNPNDRGFVEIGQGARVKITAYDYLRYGAVDGKVTLVAADADRDPAIANAAPYYRILVSTEQTWVGQKENRITAGMESEVDLKVGTDPFIWYILRPVLKLRREAFREP, from the coding sequence TTGAAATCGGATTTGCCGCAGATTCTTCAGGACGAAGAACACAAGCGCGCGGCGCAGACATCGCCGGCAGGCCGGCGGCGCCAGTGGATCATCGGCGGCGTGGTGGCGCTGCTCGCCGTGGTGGGGCTGGGCTTTCCCATGGAGACCGTGGTGGTGGCGCCGGGCCGGGTGATTCCGTCGGACCGCGTCAAGTCGATCCAGCATCTGGAAGGCGGCATCGTCAGCAACGTGCTGGTGAAGGAGGGCGACCGGGTGCGGCAGGGCCAGTCGCTGGTGGAGATCGACCTCGGCGGCAGCGGCCTCAACTTCGAGGAACTCACCGCCCGCCATGCGGCCACGCAGGCCACGCGCGTGCGGCTCATGGCCGAGAGCCGCGGCCAGCCGCTCAAGCGCGAGAGCTTTGCCGCCGACATCGACGCCAGCGTGCTCGATGGCGAGGTCGGCGCCTACCAGGCGCGCGCGCTCGAGCAGCGCGGCGTGATGGCGGGCGCGGTCTCGGGCCTGGAGCAGGCGCGCAGCCGGCAGCTCGAGCAGCAGGCCAAGGTCAAGGGCCTGAACGACCGGCTGGCGCTGATGCAGAAGGAACTCGAGATCTCCGAGCAACTGCTCAGCGAGAAGCTGGTCGGGCAGGTCGAGGTGCTCGAGAAGCGCCGCCTGGTCGAGGGCGTGCGCAGCGAACTCGCCGTCGCGCGCCAGGGCGCCATCTCGGCCAGTGCCGCGATCACCGAGGCCGAGGCCAAGATGGCCGAGGCCGAGGGCCGCTTCCGCCGCCGCGCTTCCGACGAACTGGCCACCGTCGAGCGGCAGTTCGCGAGCCTGAACGAGGACCTCGCACGGGCGCGCACCCAGCGCTCGCGCACCGTCGTGAAGGCGCCCGCGGACGGCATCGTGAAGGGGCTGCGCAGCGCGAGCCCGGGCTGGGTCATCAAGCCCGGCGAGCCGATCATGGAAGTGGTGCCCGACAAGGACGAGGTCATGATCGAGGCGCGGCTCAATCCCAACGACCGCGGCTTCGTCGAGATCGGGCAGGGCGCGCGCGTGAAGATCACGGCCTACGACTACCTGCGTTACGGCGCGGTCGACGGCAAGGTCACGCTGGTGGCGGCCGACGCCGACCGCGATCCCGCCATCGCCAACGCGGCGCCCTACTACCGCATCCTGGTCAGCACCGAGCAGACCTGGGTCGGGCAGAAGGAGAACCGCATCACCGCCGGCATGGAATCCGAGGTCGACCTGAAGGTGGGCACCGATCCGTTCATCTGGTACATCCTGCGTCCCGTGCTCAAGCTGCGGCGCGAAGCCTTCCGCGAACCATGA
- a CDS encoding TadG family pilus assembly protein → MHASLRHAARQRRPAARGRMRGSVVVNAIIAVSLVLIVLIGTQVGYMFYVKRELQKTADLAALSGAQAVQPASCTDASAAAVANAAQNMPALLAPVSAAEVQCGHWDPAAHPAPLHFGTPSAGQYLNAVRVTLTRTAPLLLPALPGNPAFAISVEALAAKRQPLASLSIRSTLATVDTQRSVLLNALVGGMLGGSLSLSAGGWQGLVDSRIRLLDFLDQLKLDLGISTAGYDGVLGTDVNAGVLLQSMIKVMERGGATANVAVQALQQIALAAQASPVALKLGELLDVATGTDTAGLQTDLQLFDLVQGVVQLANGKNALAADIPVSLPGIAGVTAKVRAIEPPQVSAVGNPALIDPSQGVSDPNRIYVRTAQVRLLLSVNLSGLSNVVSNLLSAVTAAISPLINFLESVATLNLGTIVSDLVGTIACGGILPACAETKVIYASALSAPIDVSLSSGNGAALVTGHTCGVGENKTLAVQASTSVAQLHIGKVTNPFSSSAPALAEPVELIEIGYSVARFDSCLLSLICSGKKWKNAAGTFVTDPASAKKNVISGLGLSVNADVGGSAGGQALNYAAPAAANLPEIDAAPYDGPGLDPSFQPLSTQSLVQSLGPALGSVKVQAYASSTSGVLGPLLNGTLGLVSGLLNTLQNIVKDALAPLLDPAVNLLLDLLGIDLARAEVGARLSCHRGVELVY, encoded by the coding sequence ATGCACGCCTCCCTCCGCCACGCCGCGCGCCAGCGACGGCCTGCCGCGCGCGGACGGATGCGCGGCTCGGTGGTGGTGAACGCCATCATCGCCGTCTCGCTGGTGCTGATCGTGCTGATCGGCACCCAGGTGGGCTACATGTTCTACGTGAAGCGCGAGCTCCAGAAGACCGCCGACCTCGCGGCGCTCTCGGGCGCGCAGGCGGTGCAGCCCGCGAGCTGTACCGATGCCAGCGCCGCGGCGGTCGCCAACGCGGCGCAGAACATGCCCGCGCTGCTCGCGCCGGTGAGCGCGGCCGAGGTGCAGTGCGGGCACTGGGATCCGGCGGCCCATCCGGCGCCGCTGCATTTCGGCACCCCGTCCGCGGGCCAGTACCTGAACGCGGTGCGCGTCACGCTCACGCGCACCGCGCCGCTGCTGCTGCCGGCGCTGCCGGGCAACCCGGCGTTCGCGATCAGCGTCGAGGCGCTCGCGGCCAAGCGGCAGCCGCTCGCATCGCTGAGCATCCGCAGCACCCTCGCGACGGTGGACACGCAGCGCTCGGTGCTTCTCAATGCGCTGGTAGGCGGGATGCTCGGCGGTTCGCTGAGCCTGTCGGCCGGCGGCTGGCAGGGCCTGGTCGATTCGCGCATCCGGCTGCTCGACTTCCTGGACCAGCTCAAGCTGGACCTCGGCATCAGCACCGCGGGCTATGACGGCGTGCTCGGTACCGACGTGAATGCCGGCGTGCTGCTGCAGAGCATGATCAAGGTCATGGAGCGCGGCGGCGCGACCGCGAACGTCGCGGTGCAGGCCCTGCAGCAGATCGCGCTCGCGGCGCAGGCGTCGCCGGTGGCGCTCAAGCTCGGCGAACTGCTCGACGTGGCGACCGGCACCGACACCGCCGGCCTGCAGACCGACCTGCAGCTCTTCGACCTGGTGCAGGGCGTGGTGCAGCTCGCGAACGGCAAGAATGCGCTGGCCGCCGACATTCCCGTCAGCCTGCCGGGCATCGCGGGCGTCACCGCCAAGGTGCGCGCGATCGAGCCGCCGCAGGTGTCGGCGGTGGGCAATCCGGCGCTGATCGATCCGAGCCAGGGGGTGAGCGATCCGAACCGGATCTACGTGCGGACGGCGCAGGTGCGGCTGCTGCTGTCAGTCAACCTGAGCGGGCTGAGCAACGTCGTTTCGAATCTGCTGTCGGCCGTGACGGCGGCGATCTCGCCGCTGATCAATTTCCTCGAGAGCGTGGCCACGCTGAACCTGGGCACCATCGTGTCCGATCTGGTCGGCACCATCGCCTGCGGCGGCATTCTTCCGGCCTGTGCGGAAACCAAGGTCATCTATGCCTCGGCGCTTTCCGCTCCCATCGACGTCAGCCTCAGCTCGGGCAACGGCGCCGCACTCGTCACGGGCCACACCTGCGGCGTGGGGGAGAACAAGACCCTCGCCGTGCAGGCCTCCACCAGCGTGGCACAGCTTCACATCGGCAAGGTGACGAACCCCTTCTCTTCGTCCGCGCCGGCCTTGGCGGAGCCCGTGGAACTGATCGAGATCGGCTACAGCGTGGCGAGGTTCGACTCATGCCTGCTCTCGCTGATCTGCTCCGGCAAGAAGTGGAAGAATGCGGCCGGCACCTTCGTGACGGACCCGGCCAGCGCGAAGAAGAACGTCATCTCCGGCCTCGGCCTGTCGGTCAACGCCGACGTGGGCGGCAGCGCGGGCGGTCAGGCGCTCAACTACGCCGCGCCCGCGGCGGCGAACCTGCCCGAGATCGATGCCGCGCCCTACGACGGCCCCGGGCTCGATCCCTCGTTCCAGCCGCTCAGCACGCAGTCGCTGGTGCAGAGCCTCGGTCCGGCGCTCGGCAGCGTCAAGGTGCAGGCGTATGCCAGCAGCACCAGCGGCGTGCTCGGCCCGCTGCTCAACGGCACGCTGGGCCTCGTGAGCGGCCTGCTCAACACGCTGCAGAACATCGTCAAGGATGCCCTCGCCCCATTGCTCGACCCCGCCGTCAACCTGCTGCTGGACCTGCTCGGCATCGACCTCGCCAGGGCCGAGGTCGGCGCCCGCCTCTCGTGCCACCGGGGCGTCGAGCTTGTCTACTGA
- a CDS encoding TolC family protein, which produces MSARHSTGRRRGTGALCAALCASLALAPLVAAAQDAQNANEAPARLAPARRLSTPSLGAASYAQRVKQALIALSQEYPEVQTAQAAANTSGFGVETAKKARYPRFKMGTASGSYNSGAADARSQNYTVLTAEARVSVIDGGAMSAALRAAEAGHQADDEAVVTTSQKVVLDALTAYLQVQRFELKKQIARKSTELVAELSRIEARRVALGAAGENDLNMAASRRASVAARESDFEAQRDEALAKFNTYFRFMPDAASLPVLAAPAYWRIASREEALRRAEERSTEIAEAKNRVARAQALVEQQEASIWPTVDAVVVKSKDPRGVSPQDPTRAAFELNWNFGNGFDRQLRLKSALAEVANQEAKLEGVRLNLLELTSASWARTVSGRERERQLMEAVSTSGQAFRGRRRLMEFGRETLPNVLDAQLDYYNLLFDYVDAVFDLRITELRLARTVGELRIDPEAGSPWIDRIFGPPSRPALSEDGMLSMLCISSNAACASEPVVDRSAASSAAVLRSTPRLSAR; this is translated from the coding sequence ATGAGCGCGCGCCACTCGACAGGCCGGCGCCGCGGCACCGGCGCGCTGTGCGCGGCGCTGTGCGCGAGCCTTGCGCTGGCGCCGCTGGTCGCGGCGGCGCAGGATGCACAGAACGCGAACGAGGCACCCGCCCGGCTCGCGCCCGCGCGCCGCCTCTCCACGCCTTCGCTCGGTGCCGCGAGCTACGCCCAGCGCGTGAAGCAGGCGCTGATCGCGCTGTCGCAGGAATACCCCGAAGTGCAGACCGCGCAGGCGGCGGCCAACACCAGCGGCTTCGGCGTCGAGACCGCGAAGAAGGCGCGCTATCCGCGCTTCAAGATGGGCACCGCCTCGGGCAGCTACAACAGCGGCGCGGCCGATGCGAGGTCGCAGAACTACACCGTGCTGACCGCCGAGGCGCGCGTGAGCGTGATCGACGGCGGCGCGATGAGCGCCGCGCTGCGCGCCGCCGAAGCGGGCCACCAGGCCGACGACGAGGCGGTGGTCACCACCTCGCAGAAGGTGGTGCTGGATGCCCTCACCGCCTACCTGCAGGTGCAGCGCTTCGAGCTCAAGAAGCAGATCGCGCGCAAGTCCACCGAGCTGGTGGCCGAGCTCTCGCGGATCGAGGCCCGGCGAGTCGCGCTCGGCGCGGCCGGCGAGAACGACCTGAACATGGCCGCCTCGCGCCGCGCCAGCGTGGCCGCGCGCGAGTCCGACTTCGAGGCGCAGCGCGACGAGGCGCTCGCCAAGTTCAACACCTACTTCCGCTTCATGCCCGACGCGGCCTCGCTGCCCGTGCTTGCAGCGCCCGCCTACTGGCGCATCGCCTCGCGCGAGGAAGCCCTGCGCCGCGCCGAGGAACGCAGCACCGAGATCGCCGAGGCCAAGAACCGCGTCGCGCGCGCCCAGGCGCTCGTCGAGCAGCAGGAGGCCAGCATCTGGCCCACGGTGGATGCGGTGGTCGTGAAGAGCAAGGATCCGCGCGGCGTGTCGCCGCAGGACCCGACGCGCGCGGCCTTCGAGCTCAACTGGAACTTCGGCAACGGCTTCGACCGCCAGTTGCGGCTCAAGTCCGCGCTGGCCGAAGTGGCCAACCAGGAAGCCAAGCTGGAGGGCGTTCGCCTCAACCTGCTCGAACTCACCTCGGCCTCGTGGGCGCGCACCGTCTCGGGCCGCGAGCGCGAGCGCCAGCTCATGGAAGCCGTGAGCACCTCGGGCCAGGCCTTCCGCGGCCGGCGCCGGCTGATGGAGTTCGGCCGCGAGACGCTGCCCAACGTGCTCGACGCGCAGCTCGACTACTACAACCTGCTGTTCGACTACGTGGATGCGGTGTTCGACCTCCGCATCACCGAGCTGCGCCTCGCGCGCACCGTGGGCGAGCTGCGCATCGACCCGGAAGCGGGCAGCCCCTGGATCGACCGCATCTTCGGCCCCCCGAGCCGCCCCGCGCTGAGCGAGGACGGGATGCTCTCGATGCTGTGCATCTCGAGCAATGCGGCGTGTGCGAGCGAGCCGGTGGTGGACCGGAGCGCCGCCAGCTCGGCGGCGGTGTTGCGCAGCACCCCGCGTCTCTCCGCGCGCTGA
- a CDS encoding DUF3613 domain-containing protein, whose amino-acid sequence MKSQALVRRCPAQPLLHACGFVLAVALAFAAAQARADDTPAAPLIEENAQAVAEMQQEPGSPPPLRVGDATGALLAWQRSGEIASPTPRPIAGPVAFRSYERYLKSFEHPIPEYLNSSVKKAPGDSGK is encoded by the coding sequence ATGAAATCACAAGCCCTTGTCCGCCGCTGTCCGGCGCAGCCGCTGCTGCATGCGTGCGGCTTCGTGCTGGCGGTCGCGCTCGCGTTCGCGGCCGCGCAGGCGCGCGCCGACGACACGCCCGCGGCGCCGCTGATCGAGGAGAACGCGCAGGCCGTGGCCGAGATGCAGCAAGAGCCCGGCTCGCCGCCGCCGCTGCGCGTCGGCGATGCCACCGGCGCCCTGCTGGCCTGGCAGCGCTCGGGCGAGATCGCGTCGCCCACGCCGCGGCCGATCGCGGGCCCGGTCGCGTTTCGCAGCTACGAGCGCTACCTGAAGAGCTTCGAGCATCCGATTCCCGAGTACCTGAATTCGTCGGTGAAGAAGGCGCCGGGCGACAGCGGCAAGTAG
- a CDS encoding sigma 54-interacting transcriptional regulator has protein sequence MSAASNFEELDLYVWEGKADILERIARCMASFDVEVIRADGMPPPPQDRGTALRPSVAILSVTVIDNGGLAHATELLQGMPVIWVAAAARERDSRTYPPEYLHVLPYDFTCAELRTMVAKLVRQLRARDVAPQPPDELVAHSDAMKSLLAEVGAFANCNHSVLVRGETGVGKERIAQQLHLGHEHYGKGAFVAVNCGAIPDGLFESLFFGHTKGSFTGAVHAHRGYFEQATGGTLFLDEIGDLPKYQQVKLLRVLEDGAVTRLGATAPIRVDFRLVAATNRNLREMVASGEFRADLFYRLAVIELHVPSLEERGEIDKIAIFKALLANVLGDELETLGETPHWLSDAVAEIYFPGNVRQLRNLAERVGVIARQMRCWDQNLIQRAIALTRGTPTPAMVAGNGNGAGGMALDGERRGWNSTERNRIIAALEVNDWKRQDTAQHLGISRKVLWEKMRKYQILDGEPGIPEET, from the coding sequence ATGAGCGCTGCTTCCAACTTCGAAGAACTCGACCTCTACGTCTGGGAAGGCAAGGCCGACATCCTCGAGCGCATCGCGCGCTGCATGGCGAGCTTCGACGTGGAGGTGATCCGCGCCGACGGCATGCCGCCGCCGCCGCAGGACCGCGGCACCGCGCTGCGGCCCTCGGTCGCGATCCTCAGCGTCACCGTGATCGACAACGGCGGCCTCGCGCATGCGACCGAGCTGCTGCAGGGCATGCCGGTGATCTGGGTCGCGGCGGCCGCGCGCGAGCGCGACTCGCGCACCTACCCGCCCGAGTACCTGCACGTGCTGCCCTACGACTTCACCTGCGCCGAACTGCGCACCATGGTGGCCAAGCTCGTGCGGCAACTGCGCGCGCGCGACGTGGCGCCGCAGCCGCCCGACGAGCTGGTGGCGCATTCCGATGCGATGAAGTCGCTGCTCGCCGAGGTCGGCGCCTTCGCCAACTGCAACCACAGCGTGCTGGTGCGCGGCGAGACCGGGGTGGGCAAGGAGCGCATCGCGCAGCAGCTGCACCTCGGCCACGAGCACTACGGCAAGGGCGCCTTCGTGGCGGTGAACTGCGGCGCGATTCCCGACGGGCTCTTCGAGTCGCTGTTCTTCGGCCACACCAAGGGCTCGTTCACCGGCGCCGTGCATGCGCACCGCGGCTACTTCGAGCAGGCCACCGGCGGCACGCTGTTCCTCGACGAGATCGGCGACCTGCCGAAGTACCAGCAGGTCAAGCTGCTGCGCGTGCTGGAGGACGGCGCGGTCACGCGCCTGGGCGCCACGGCGCCGATCCGGGTCGACTTCCGCCTCGTGGCCGCCACCAACCGCAACCTGCGCGAGATGGTGGCGAGCGGCGAGTTCCGCGCCGACCTGTTCTACCGGCTCGCGGTGATCGAGCTGCACGTGCCCAGCCTCGAGGAGCGCGGCGAGATCGACAAGATCGCGATCTTCAAGGCGCTGCTCGCCAACGTGCTCGGCGACGAGCTGGAGACGCTGGGCGAGACCCCGCACTGGCTCAGCGACGCGGTCGCCGAGATCTACTTTCCGGGCAACGTGCGGCAGCTGCGCAACCTCGCCGAACGCGTGGGCGTGATCGCGCGGCAGATGCGCTGCTGGGACCAGAACCTGATCCAGCGCGCGATCGCCCTCACGCGCGGCACGCCGACGCCCGCGATGGTGGCAGGCAACGGCAACGGTGCGGGCGGCATGGCGCTCGACGGCGAGCGCCGCGGCTGGAACAGCACCGAGCGCAACCGCATCATCGCGGCGCTGGAGGTCAACGACTGGAAGCGGCAGGACACCGCGCAGCACCTGGGCATCAGCCGCAAGGTGCTGTGGGAGAAGATGCGCAAGTACCAGATCCTCGACGGCGAACCGGGCATCCCCGAAGAGACTTAG
- a CDS encoding TadE/TadG family type IV pilus assembly protein, whose amino-acid sequence MRQPARLSRAMRRQRGIAAIEFALVFMTLFFIIYALATFGAVLYTQQVVARAAEDGARAIPRLLSPPVAANDARVRAAVYDSLSASLVVPAASSGSWSSKRSWIAANTTVAVTLGAPAGGGAGTTAVVTLSYPYSANRLLPTLPVLDTSRWMPDTLRSQAAVATSS is encoded by the coding sequence GTGAGGCAGCCCGCGCGCCTGTCGCGGGCGATGCGCCGGCAGCGCGGCATCGCGGCGATCGAATTCGCGCTCGTCTTCATGACGCTCTTCTTCATCATCTATGCGCTCGCGACCTTCGGCGCGGTGCTCTACACGCAGCAGGTGGTCGCGCGCGCGGCCGAGGACGGCGCGCGCGCCATCCCGCGGCTGCTTTCGCCGCCGGTGGCCGCGAACGATGCGCGCGTGCGGGCCGCGGTGTACGACTCGCTCTCGGCCTCGCTGGTGGTGCCCGCCGCCAGCAGCGGAAGCTGGAGCAGCAAGCGCAGCTGGATCGCCGCCAACACCACCGTCGCCGTCACGCTCGGCGCCCCGGCCGGCGGCGGCGCGGGCACCACGGCGGTGGTGACGCTGAGCTATCCCTACAGCGCCAACCGGCTGCTGCCCACGCTGCCCGTGCTGGACACCAGCCGCTGGATGCCCGACACCCTGCGCAGCCAGGCGGCGGTCGCGACCTCTTCCTGA